The genomic window CAAAAAGACACGATATACATGTAGGGTTTCATAGCCATTAAGTGTCAGTACATCAACAGGACAACTGTAATAAGCACAAAAATGACAGGGAATAATAGGCTAAGGAAATTACTCCAAAATAACTTTATATACAGAAATGGCTttaattgtttcattgttttaacACCCTTTTTGTTTAAGGATAGAGAAATTGTGTCCATGCAAATCATCACGTCCTACATAAATACTGTTATGTTTATAACTTGTGAAGTTGCATTTGTGAATGCCAAATTTACTTAAATTAAAAACGGATACATAAGGAAAATACAGACCGGGTcaatttttcatcattttcgCGAAACACCAaaccaaagaagaagaaaaatgtctcAGGCAAAATAAAAGCCAACTAAGCGACGGATCCGGAAATAGCGTATTAGGGCCACCTGAGCACATAATTCAGCGACATACTCTAGTGTTGAAGAAttgaatgtttaaaacatgCAACCGGTTTTCGTCTCTCTTTTATAAACCATATCTCTCAAAGCAGTGGGAAATACGACATACAGCAAGACTGCGCCACCTTATTGTCCATTAAAACGGAATTTTAATATACTCATGGCTTCAACAGTAGTAAGTATATTCTCACAGCTCACTCAGTTAGCATTAGCTTACAGCTGAGATAGTGCCTCAGAGGTCTAATTTGAAAGCGTTTTTATGCATTGTATCCGTAGCAATTGCTATGTAAAAATTCCTCTCATCTTTATCCAGGATTTCAGAACACACGTTGACCAGTCGTGCAGGTATTCCGAGGAATTCGTCAATATTTACTATGACTGCATGGACAAGAAAAGGAGGGTACGAGCGTTCGCATTCTGGAACACGACAGTTTTGTAAACCGATTACCTGCTCTCATTCACGTGGTTGTTCATTTGTATCAATTTTATACAGCACCTGACAAGGCTGTACTTAGACAAGGCGACCCTCGTGTGGAACGGCAACGCCGTCTCTGGACAAGATGCTCTCGGAGAATTTTTTGAATCTCTTCCGTCAAGTGAATTTCAAGTGCACACCCTCGACTGTCAACCCGTGCATGGTAAGGGCATTTTATACTGGCTACGAAACTTTATCGAATCGgatctgtgtgaaatgtttagGTGCAGTGTTTGTACAGTGCAGATGGATGGTGAAAATGACCTCTGGACTTCTGACCAGTCTATGTTAATGTGATGttttcaatgtcttttttcGGCTACATTTACCAAAACGGACGGACAGAGCAAGCGACCCAGGGCCAAACTACGCTGCTGGTGGTCACTGCGGGGTCGGTGAAATTTGATGGGAACAAACAGAGATATTTCAACCAAAATTTCCTTCTAACGGCGCAGGCCTCGCCGAACAGTGACCAGCCCGTGTGGAAGATTGCGAGTGATTGTTTCCGATTCCAGGACTGGGCAAGCTGATCCTCTGCCCGCCAGgctctctgtttttgcctcGGTGTTGTAAATAAACGTTTTGTATATACAAAAGTCATTCCTCTTTGATACTCAAGTAATAGAATCAGAAACAAGTCTGGGTTGAGTAGAAAACAGTTTATCACAATGTATTTTACATACAGTAGATGAACCACAgtgtgaaataaataacagcaacaCCCTATAAAGCAAATGTGTTCTTTCTCTACAGAAATCCATTGAgtagccttgttttttttttttaaccctgaGGTTTTGACTGAAACATCAGACAAGCTCTTGTTCTGTTTGATGATGGAAAAACTTGTGCAACAATGTTCACCACTGAATCCACAGCAACtacaaattttatatatatatatgaatcagTATTGGgtcatttcaaaatattcttaGTTGAAcattgaaacaaaacacaaataaataaaaataaaacaagaacacattgacatgtaaacaaacaaactctttcGAATCAGAGGTGTCTCaagctgatctgagttcagtTTCTGACCTGCTCTCTCCTGGGTGAGCAGGGTCAGTGCATGATGACACACAGAGGTGAACCGTACACTGCTGGATGGCTGACAGAGATACGTATCATTCTAACAGTGTTTGGGAACCAGACCGTGTGTCAGTACATATTGAAAGGACCTCAGTGCTGGCAGAGACAAAGACTGTGGCTTTGGAACAGTGCTTACACTCCTGCATGGTACACTACTCACCAAGGAAATGTTTGGCAACAGCTACAAACCTCTtaaagctgatctgagatcatcTGCATTAAATTACGAGCTACGCGGGAAATGTTTGTCACAATAAACACATCACCGTCTCATGTGaccgattaaaaaaaacaatcatttggaaatgagtgcaaaaaaaaaggaacagtgaAGACTccttaaaaagtgaaaaaaaatcacttccgATTACTTCTTGTACCCGTGAAACAAAAACGTAAATAAACGAAACAAGACTCCGCAGCCATGGGGCCACACGTCAGGCCAAACCACCTGTTCTGGAGCCGAGTTCCCTTCATTAAAGTAAAAATTACTCCATAAGGTCTTCATTTCCCACCTCTGTGTTCttccacacacatctctcagCCCAGAACACAGCCTGTAATCTCACATTCCTTTCACAATTCCTGAGAAAGTCACAAACCACACCTTCAACTTCATGTCATTATTTTAACTGAACACTACAACGAGAATAAATTACCTGTAACTCAAAACTGTTTCATAACTTAAAAAGATCATGGATGTTACATGGCTACCAAAGCCTTTTTAAATGTTGACATTTTCTTTAAGAATGTGTATAGCAACCGTTAT from Chanos chanos chromosome 2, fChaCha1.1, whole genome shotgun sequence includes these protein-coding regions:
- the nxt2 gene encoding NTF2-related export protein 2, translating into MASTVDFRTHVDQSCRYSEEFVNIYYDCMDKKRRHLTRLYLDKATLVWNGNAVSGQDALGEFFESLPSSEFQVHTLDCQPVHEQATQGQTTLLVVTAGSVKFDGNKQRYFNQNFLLTAQASPNSDQPVWKIASDCFRFQDWAS